One Catillopecten margaritatus gill symbiont DNA window includes the following coding sequences:
- the leuD1 gene encoding 3-isopropylmalate dehydratase small subunit 1: MNKFTTLTSIATPLDRANIDTDAIIPKQFLKSIKRSGFGVNLFDEWRYLDHGEVGMDNSKRPLNEDFVLNNPQYKGAQILLARENFGCGSSREHAPWALEDYGFRAIIAPSFADIFYNNCFKNGILPIVQDNAVMDELFALDSEITIDLEAQTIIANGKIYAFEVDVERKRRLLNGLDDIGLTLQYEDDIKAFEVNYFKQYSWL, encoded by the coding sequence ATGAATAAATTTACCACGCTAACCTCCATTGCCACGCCACTTGATAGAGCGAATATTGACACCGATGCGATTATTCCCAAGCAATTTTTAAAATCAATTAAGCGCTCAGGATTTGGCGTGAATTTGTTTGATGAATGGCGTTATTTGGATCATGGCGAGGTGGGGATGGATAATTCTAAGCGACCGCTGAATGAGGATTTTGTGTTAAATAATCCGCAATATAAGGGCGCACAGATTTTATTAGCACGAGAAAATTTTGGTTGCGGTTCTTCTCGTGAGCATGCGCCTTGGGCGTTGGAAGATTATGGGTTTAGGGCAATTATTGCACCGAGTTTTGCGGATATTTTTTATAACAACTGCTTTAAAAACGGTATTTTACCCATCGTGCAAGATAATGCGGTGATGGATGAATTATTTGCTTTAGACAGTGAAATCACGATTGATTTAGAGGCACAAACGATTATTGCAAATGGCAAAATTTATGCGTTTGAAGTTGATGTAGAACGCAAAAGGCGGCTGCTGAATGGCTTGGATGATATTGGCTTGACTTTGCAATATGAAGACGATATTAAAGCCTTTGAAGTTAATTACTTTAAACAATACTCTTGGTTGTAA
- the leuC gene encoding 3-isopropylmalate dehydratase large subunit gives MKTAELDKKFDDNQEDILQYFDTTTIMPQTLYDKLMSAHIVREEETTSLIYIDRQLIHEVTSPQAFEGLQLAGRKPWRLQANLAVPDHNVPTTERSSGVNGIEDPISKLQIETLDKNCVDFGITEIEMNDIRQGIVHVVGPEQGATLPGMSIVCGDSHTSTHGALGALAFGIGTSEVEHVLATGCLWQSKSKNLKIEVTGKLNKNVSAKDIALYVIGQIGTAGGTGFAIEFGGDTIQNLSIEGRMTLCNMAIEAGARVGMVAVDDKTIDYVKGRPLAPTGANWDKAVKYWQTLHSDKEAIFDKTISFNAQDIKPQVTWGTSPEMVVAIDETVPNPNNAKNAVEKTSWENALSYTHLKADTKISDIKIDKVFIGSCTNSRIEDLRIAAKVAEGKHIADNIKLALVVPGSGLIKKQAEEEGLDKIFTDAGFQWREAGCSMCLAMNADKLEVGERCASTSNRNFEGRQGQGSFTHLVSPAIAAASAIAGHFSGVK, from the coding sequence TCATCTATATTGACCGCCAGCTGATTCACGAAGTTACCTCGCCACAAGCCTTTGAAGGGTTACAATTGGCAGGTAGAAAACCATGGCGATTGCAGGCGAACCTTGCCGTTCCCGACCATAATGTGCCGACTACAGAACGCTCATCAGGCGTGAATGGCATTGAAGACCCAATTTCCAAATTACAAATTGAAACTTTGGACAAAAACTGTGTTGATTTTGGCATTACCGAAATTGAAATGAACGATATTCGTCAAGGCATCGTCCATGTTGTCGGTCCCGAACAAGGGGCGACTTTACCAGGAATGAGTATCGTTTGTGGCGATTCACATACTTCCACACATGGGGCATTAGGGGCGTTAGCGTTTGGTATCGGCACTTCCGAAGTTGAGCATGTGTTAGCCACAGGTTGTTTATGGCAATCTAAATCTAAAAATCTAAAAATTGAAGTAACAGGAAAACTCAACAAAAATGTTAGCGCTAAAGACATTGCCCTGTATGTTATCGGACAAATCGGCACGGCAGGTGGCACAGGTTTTGCGATTGAATTTGGTGGCGACACCATTCAAAACTTATCTATTGAAGGTAGAATGACGCTGTGCAATATGGCAATTGAAGCCGGCGCAAGAGTGGGTATGGTTGCCGTTGATGACAAAACCATCGACTATGTCAAAGGTCGTCCACTTGCCCCAACGGGTGCCAATTGGGACAAAGCAGTCAAATATTGGCAAACGCTACACTCAGACAAAGAGGCTATTTTTGACAAAACTATCAGTTTTAATGCACAAGACATCAAACCACAAGTCACTTGGGGTACTTCTCCAGAAATGGTGGTTGCCATTGACGAAACCGTGCCAAACCCAAACAACGCCAAAAATGCCGTTGAAAAAACCAGTTGGGAAAATGCCTTAAGCTACACACACTTAAAAGCCGACACCAAAATCAGCGACATCAAAATTGACAAAGTTTTCATCGGCTCATGCACCAATTCTCGCATTGAAGATTTGCGTATCGCCGCTAAAGTAGCCGAGGGCAAACACATCGCCGACAACATTAAACTTGCCCTAGTCGTCCCTGGCTCTGGTTTAATCAAAAAACAAGCCGAAGAAGAAGGTCTTGATAAAATTTTCACCGATGCAGGTTTCCAGTGGCGTGAAGCCGGTTGCTCAATGTGCCTAGCCATGAACGCCGACAAATTAGAAGTCGGCGAACGCTGTGCCAGCACCTCTAACCGCAACTTTGAAGGTCGCCAAGGGCAAGGTTCATTCACGCATTTGGTTAGTCCTGCGATTGCCGCTGCCAGTGCCATTGCAGGTCATTTTTCAGGAGTTAAGTAA